A genomic stretch from Glaciecola nitratireducens FR1064 includes:
- a CDS encoding Glu/Leu/Phe/Val family dehydrogenase, translating into MSVFDHREFADHEQVSFYHDKATGLKAIIAVHNTNLGPGLGGCRMYNYANSEEALTDVLRLSRGMTYKAAMAGLAQGGGKAVIFGDPRRDKTPEMMREMGRFVDTLKGKYITAEDSGIAVSDIVLMSENTKYVSGISSKYSFDGSIADGNPAPATAYGVFVGIKAAVKHAFQSDLRGKKVAIKGVGHVGIRLAEHLYKEGAKLYVADIFPDGVNKAVAEFGATEVNVADIDGLDVDVFSPCALGNAINYQNIDQIKARVIAGAANNQLASNEIGEKLAKQGILYAPDYVINAGGIIDIYHQNSDSSAEKVRDHLNQIGETLRTIFVEADESGLATANVANTLAELKFT; encoded by the coding sequence ATGTCAGTTTTCGACCACCGAGAGTTTGCCGACCACGAACAAGTTTCGTTCTACCATGACAAAGCAACAGGTTTAAAGGCCATTATAGCCGTGCATAATACTAATCTAGGTCCCGGATTGGGAGGATGCAGAATGTACAATTACGCTAACTCAGAAGAAGCATTAACTGACGTACTGCGTTTGTCGAGGGGAATGACTTACAAAGCGGCGATGGCTGGTTTGGCTCAAGGCGGCGGTAAAGCCGTAATTTTTGGTGATCCTCGAAGAGATAAAACGCCGGAGATGATGCGTGAAATGGGCCGCTTTGTTGACACTTTAAAAGGTAAGTACATCACCGCCGAAGACTCCGGCATTGCTGTGTCGGACATAGTGTTGATGTCTGAAAATACAAAATATGTGAGCGGTATATCCTCTAAATACAGTTTTGATGGGAGTATTGCAGATGGTAATCCTGCTCCAGCGACAGCTTATGGCGTGTTTGTAGGTATTAAAGCCGCAGTTAAACATGCTTTTCAGTCTGACTTACGGGGTAAAAAAGTTGCGATAAAAGGGGTGGGTCATGTTGGCATTAGATTGGCTGAACATTTATACAAAGAAGGCGCAAAGCTGTACGTTGCAGACATATTCCCTGATGGCGTCAATAAAGCTGTAGCTGAGTTTGGCGCCACAGAGGTGAATGTCGCTGATATTGATGGCCTAGATGTGGATGTGTTTTCGCCATGTGCCTTGGGTAATGCAATTAATTATCAGAATATTGATCAAATAAAAGCGCGAGTCATAGCGGGCGCTGCTAATAACCAGCTTGCATCAAATGAAATTGGCGAAAAATTAGCAAAACAAGGTATCTTGTATGCGCCAGATTACGTTATCAATGCGGGGGGTATCATTGATATTTACCATCAAAATTCTGACAGCAGTGCCGAAAAGGTACGCGATCATCTAAACCAGATCGGTGAAACCTTGCGCACGATTTTCGTTGAAGCGGACGAGAGTGGACTAGCAACAGCTAACGTTGCGAATACACTAGCGGAATTAAAATTTACATAA
- a CDS encoding Lrp/AsnC family transcriptional regulator: protein MKLDKFDREILRVMQRDATVSMAELSQYVGLSHTPCWRRVKRMEADGVIRQKVTLLDSKKLNLGVSVFIYVTLKNHDGDSLVDFEKAVQEIVEIVECHTTSGEKDYLLKVIVESIEEYEQLLKNKLTHLPLVDHLSSTFALKQVKNTTELPIKNI, encoded by the coding sequence ATGAAGTTAGACAAGTTTGATCGTGAAATTCTAAGAGTAATGCAAAGAGACGCGACAGTTTCCATGGCTGAGCTTAGTCAGTATGTTGGTTTGTCGCACACACCTTGTTGGCGCAGAGTAAAAAGAATGGAGGCCGACGGCGTTATTCGTCAAAAGGTTACACTATTAGATAGTAAAAAACTCAACCTCGGTGTTTCAGTTTTTATTTACGTGACGCTCAAAAACCACGATGGTGATTCGCTGGTTGATTTTGAAAAAGCCGTGCAAGAAATTGTAGAAATAGTCGAATGCCACACCACTAGTGGAGAAAAAGACTATTTGCTGAAAGTCATTGTTGAAAGTATTGAAGAATACGAGCAGCTACTCAAGAACAAGCTAACTCACTTGCCTCTAGTCGATCACTTAAGCTCTACTTTTGCGCTCAAGCAGGTTAAGAATACGACAGAGCTACCTATTAAAAATATATAG
- the maiA gene encoding maleylacetoacetate isomerase: protein MSLKLYGYWRSSASYRVRIAMHLKQIDFDYVPVHLVKDGGEQRSAAYSSMNPSMLVPTFVDEDEDIVLNQSLAIMEYLDDKYPNTPALLPSHTLDKARVRALAQDIACDIQPVTNLRILEGLKSDFSASSEQTQAWCSKWITQGFTALEKRLATRSGKYCYGYDVTLADVCLVSQVYNALRFKVDMQRFPLIQKIYDNCNELEAFQKAKPEAQTDAG from the coding sequence ATGAGTCTTAAATTATATGGTTATTGGCGATCGTCAGCCTCTTATCGCGTTAGAATAGCGATGCATCTGAAACAGATTGATTTTGATTATGTGCCTGTGCATTTAGTCAAAGATGGCGGTGAACAGAGAAGTGCAGCTTACAGCAGTATGAACCCATCTATGCTAGTGCCTACTTTCGTTGATGAAGATGAAGATATTGTTCTCAATCAATCATTAGCAATTATGGAATATTTGGATGATAAATATCCGAATACGCCTGCATTGTTGCCGTCTCATACCTTAGATAAGGCAAGAGTACGAGCATTAGCTCAGGACATTGCCTGTGATATTCAACCGGTTACCAATTTGCGTATTTTGGAAGGTCTCAAGTCTGACTTTTCAGCAAGCAGCGAGCAAACCCAAGCTTGGTGTAGCAAGTGGATAACACAGGGATTCACCGCTTTAGAGAAGAGGCTAGCAACGCGTTCAGGTAAATACTGCTATGGTTATGACGTAACTTTAGCGGATGTTTGTCTTGTTTCGCAGGTGTATAATGCGCTGCGGTTTAAAGTTGATATGCAGCGCTTTCCGCTTATTCAGAAAATTTATGACAACTGCAATGAGTTAGAGGCTTTTCAAAAAGCAAAGCCTGAAGCTCAAACTGACGCTGGCTAA
- a CDS encoding fumarylacetoacetate hydrolase family protein, translating to MKLATYKNNTRDGKLMLVNRDLTKAIEVADVAATMQQALDNWREIEPVLKARYDSLNNDSANAENFDEALCESPLPRAYQWADGSAYVNHVELVRKARGAEIPASFWTDPLMYQGGSDDFIGPRDDVKLPSDEWGIDFEGEVAVITDDVPMGVAPESAGQHIKLLMLVNDVSLRGLIPGELAKGFGFFQSKPSSVFSPVAVTPDELTTAWSGNKVHLPLVSHYNGALFGKPEAGEDMTFDFAQLVAHAAKSRNLGAGAIIGSGTVSNKQGTDHGSSIAEGGVGYSCIAEVRMIETIRDGKPSTPFMAFEDSIRIEMFDREGQSIFGAIDQVIKKSAV from the coding sequence ATGAAATTAGCGACTTATAAAAACAATACGCGTGATGGCAAGTTGATGCTCGTGAACCGCGACTTAACAAAAGCAATTGAAGTTGCTGATGTGGCTGCAACAATGCAGCAGGCGTTGGATAATTGGCGGGAAATTGAGCCTGTATTGAAAGCGCGTTACGATTCACTTAATAACGATAGCGCGAACGCTGAAAATTTTGATGAAGCCCTTTGTGAAAGTCCATTACCACGAGCTTATCAGTGGGCCGATGGCAGTGCCTACGTCAATCACGTTGAGCTTGTTCGAAAAGCACGTGGTGCCGAAATTCCAGCGTCGTTCTGGACAGATCCCTTAATGTATCAAGGTGGTTCTGATGACTTCATCGGGCCGCGTGACGATGTAAAGCTTCCCTCAGACGAGTGGGGAATAGATTTTGAGGGTGAAGTAGCAGTCATTACTGACGACGTGCCAATGGGTGTTGCTCCTGAAAGTGCCGGGCAGCATATTAAATTACTTATGCTAGTTAACGATGTTTCATTACGTGGATTAATTCCAGGTGAACTAGCTAAGGGCTTTGGGTTCTTTCAATCAAAACCTTCATCAGTATTTTCGCCTGTTGCGGTAACGCCTGATGAGCTCACTACTGCTTGGTCTGGAAACAAAGTCCATCTTCCACTGGTTTCGCATTATAACGGTGCATTATTTGGTAAACCTGAAGCGGGTGAGGATATGACATTTGATTTTGCTCAGCTGGTTGCGCATGCAGCTAAGTCTCGCAATTTAGGCGCTGGTGCGATTATTGGGTCCGGTACGGTCTCAAATAAACAGGGTACCGATCACGGTTCTTCTATTGCTGAAGGGGGCGTCGGCTATTCATGTATTGCCGAAGTTCGAATGATAGAAACAATCCGTGATGGCAAGCCGTCTACTCCGTTTATGGCCTTTGAGGACTCTATTCGTATTGAAATGTTTGACCGTGAGGGTCAGAGTATTTTTGGTGCTATCGACCAAGTCATCAAAAAGTCTGCGGTATAA
- the tyrR gene encoding transcriptional regulator TyrR, which yields MRLEINCQDRLGITQDVLDILTEYDIDLRGIEIDETGKIFLDFPTIEFENFQHLMPKIRRIEGITDVKTTPFMPIQRERNQLRALLQTLPDPCFSTDTSGKIILFNESVASGLELQAEQILQLNIDEVLSGFNITKWLEGKEIYAQTHRVKFIEQDYIADILPVDVPDNDKTVLAGAVVILKSESRLGQQLNVFNKTTSNCFDSFQATSAAMKKVVRDAKRMSELDGHMLIYGESGTGKQSIARACHDSSPRAEGAYQILNCASLPDDVAETELFGIEHGQFNGSDSKPGLIELSSGGTLVLDEISEMSQQLQSKLLRVIEDGHYRKAGQTETVKVDLRIICTTCKDLSESVEIGTFREDLYYRLNVLALVLPPLRERKADVIPLAENIVRQHSNKLGIRSPKLSKSCVDYLQAYPWPGNVRQLKNALYRAIALMDGNEITKEAIQLPSCSTTVNYIDENFEGTLEHEVKKFEKDLLKRLYPSYPSTRQLARKLGLSHTAIANKLREYGISKATVKY from the coding sequence ATGCGATTGGAAATAAACTGTCAAGATAGACTTGGAATTACGCAAGATGTTCTGGATATTCTCACGGAATATGACATCGACCTGCGCGGAATTGAAATAGACGAGACGGGAAAAATATTTCTCGACTTTCCGACGATCGAGTTCGAAAATTTTCAGCACCTAATGCCGAAGATCAGAAGAATAGAAGGTATAACGGACGTTAAAACCACACCTTTTATGCCAATTCAGCGAGAGCGGAATCAGCTGCGAGCGTTACTTCAAACGCTTCCAGATCCTTGTTTCTCTACCGATACATCAGGAAAAATAATTCTGTTCAATGAATCTGTCGCGAGTGGCTTAGAATTGCAAGCAGAGCAGATATTGCAGTTGAATATTGATGAAGTTCTCTCCGGCTTTAACATTACTAAATGGTTAGAAGGTAAAGAAATTTACGCCCAAACTCATCGCGTCAAATTTATTGAGCAGGACTATATAGCGGATATTCTGCCGGTAGATGTGCCTGACAATGATAAAACGGTTTTGGCTGGCGCTGTTGTGATCCTCAAGTCTGAATCTCGACTTGGCCAACAGCTCAACGTTTTTAACAAAACAACATCTAACTGTTTTGACAGCTTTCAAGCGACAAGTGCAGCAATGAAAAAAGTCGTACGTGACGCTAAACGTATGTCGGAATTAGACGGGCACATGTTGATATACGGTGAATCGGGTACTGGTAAGCAAAGTATCGCGAGAGCGTGCCACGACAGCAGCCCCAGAGCCGAAGGTGCATATCAGATCCTGAATTGTGCCTCTTTACCTGATGACGTAGCAGAAACAGAATTGTTTGGTATTGAACATGGGCAATTTAACGGTTCGGACAGTAAGCCCGGCCTAATTGAATTGTCATCGGGTGGCACACTGGTATTAGATGAAATTTCTGAAATGTCACAGCAGCTGCAGTCTAAGTTGTTGCGGGTTATTGAAGACGGTCATTACCGAAAAGCTGGCCAAACTGAAACTGTAAAAGTAGACCTTAGAATCATTTGTACGACCTGCAAAGATCTTTCTGAATCAGTTGAAATTGGTACCTTTAGAGAAGATTTATATTATCGCTTGAACGTGCTTGCACTGGTGCTGCCCCCTTTACGTGAGCGCAAGGCCGACGTAATTCCTTTAGCGGAAAATATTGTTCGCCAACACAGTAACAAATTGGGCATTCGTTCACCGAAACTCAGTAAGTCCTGTGTTGATTACCTGCAAGCTTATCCTTGGCCGGGCAATGTGCGTCAACTTAAAAATGCACTGTATAGAGCGATAGCGTTGATGGACGGGAATGAAATTACTAAAGAGGCAATTCAACTTCCAAGCTGCAGTACGACAGTAAATTATATCGACGAAAATTTTGAAGGTACCTTAGAACATGAAGTGAAGAAATTTGAGAAGGATTTGCTTAAACGCCTTTATCCATCTTATCCAAGCACCCGACAGTTAGCGCGCAAACTTGGTTTGAGTCATACAGCGATTGCGAATAAACTTCGTGAATATGGCATCAGTAAAGCAACTGTAAAGTATTAG
- the phhA gene encoding phenylalanine 4-monooxygenase has translation MLSAPPKKTQYVSRQSDENGIIHWSPEENQIWQELYERQAALLPGRACEQYMQGLELLKLTQDRIPQLKDIDEVLMRETGWKTAEVPALINFTDFFTLLANKQFPVATFIRSKEEFDYLQEPDVFHEIFGHCPLLTNPAFAHFTHTYGKLGLAASKEDRGYLARLYWFTVEFGLLKTSEGLRIYGGGILSSPGETHYALDSETPERYDLKPIDVLRTPYRIDIMQPLYYVLEDFDNLFDIAQMDIMALVEEAKKLGLYEPKFPPKNKLAS, from the coding sequence ATGTTAAGTGCACCGCCAAAGAAAACGCAGTATGTTTCTCGTCAATCTGACGAAAATGGTATCATTCACTGGTCGCCTGAAGAAAACCAGATTTGGCAAGAGCTATATGAACGACAGGCTGCTTTGTTACCCGGCAGAGCCTGCGAACAATATATGCAGGGACTTGAGCTTCTTAAACTAACGCAAGACCGCATTCCGCAGCTAAAAGATATTGACGAAGTGCTCATGCGTGAAACTGGGTGGAAAACTGCCGAAGTACCTGCGCTCATCAATTTTACCGACTTTTTTACCTTATTAGCTAATAAACAGTTTCCCGTTGCAACCTTTATTCGAAGCAAAGAAGAGTTTGATTACCTGCAAGAGCCTGATGTTTTTCACGAAATATTTGGTCACTGTCCACTACTAACCAACCCAGCGTTTGCCCACTTTACGCATACCTACGGGAAGTTAGGCTTGGCTGCAAGTAAAGAGGACAGAGGCTATCTGGCCAGATTATACTGGTTTACTGTCGAGTTTGGCCTGCTCAAAACCAGCGAAGGGTTGCGTATTTATGGCGGTGGAATATTATCGTCTCCTGGTGAAACTCACTATGCATTGGACAGTGAAACTCCAGAGCGCTACGATCTCAAACCTATAGACGTGTTGAGAACGCCATATCGAATCGATATTATGCAGCCGCTTTATTATGTGCTTGAAGACTTTGACAATTTGTTCGATATCGCTCAAATGGATATTATGGCGCTGGTAGAAGAAGCCAAAAAACTGGGTTTATACGAACCTAAATTCCCACCAAAGAATAAGCTAGCCAGCTAA